In Dasypus novemcinctus isolate mDasNov1 chromosome 10, mDasNov1.1.hap2, whole genome shotgun sequence, one DNA window encodes the following:
- the LOC101414778 gene encoding olfactory receptor 52D1-like — MSAYNETNIHPSTFILIGIPGLEAEHIWISIPFCVVYLLALVGNCSLLFIIKTDPSLHEPMYLFLCMLSVADLIVSTTAMPKLLSLFWFHDGEIRVEACLTQVFLIHSCSTMESGFFLAMAFDRYVAICNPLRHSAILTHTVIGGIGLAIVLRGTALLSPHPFLLRWLPYCRTNIISHTYCEFMALIKIACAETRIRRAYSLIVAFLTGGVDFILIICSYVFIVHAVFQLPSKDARLKTLGTCSSHVSIILVSYTPAFFSFLTHRFGHNVAPHVHIFVANIYVLVPPMVNPIIYGVRTKKIRDRFLKIFSFPKHLN, encoded by the coding sequence ATGTCAGCATACAATGAGACAAATATCCATCCTTCAACCTTCATTCTCATTGGCATCCCTGGGTTGGAGGCTGAACACATCTGGATCTCCATCCCCTTTTGTGTGGTCTACCTTCTGGCCCTTGTAGGAAACTGTTCCCTTCTGTTTATCATCAAGACAGACCCCAGTCTCCATGAGCCAATGTACCTTTTCCTCTGTATGCTGTCTGTGGCAGACCTTATTGTAAGCACTACAGCTATGCCAAAACTTCTCAGCCTCTTCTGGTTCCATGACGGAGAGATTCGTGTTGAAGCATGTCTCACTCAAGTTTTCCTGATTCATTCTTGTTCCACCATGGAGTCTGGCTTCTTCCTAGCCATGGCGTTTGACCGTTACGTAGCCATTTGCAACCCATTAAGACATTCAGCTATTCTGACACACACAGTAATTGGAGGAATAGGTCTAGCCATTGTACTCCGGGGTACTGCACTTCTCAGTCCTCACCCTTTCCTGCTACGTTGGCTTCCCTACTGCAGAACCAACATTATTTCCCACACATACTGTGAGTTCATGGCACTCATCAAGATTGCTTGTGCAGAGACAAGAATCCGCAGAGCCTACAGCCTAATTGTTGCCTTCCTTACTGGTGGGGTAGACTTCATATTGATCATTTGTTCTTATGTCTTTATAGTCCATGCTGTCTTCCAACTGCCATCCAAGGATGCTCGACTCAAAACCTTGGGCACTTGTAGCTCCCATGTCTCTATCATTTTAGTTTCCTATACTccagctttcttctctttcctcacccaCAGGTTTGGGCACAATGTGGCACCCCACGTTCACATATTTGTTGCCAATATCTATGTTCTGGTCCCACCCATGGTGAACCCAATTATCTATGGGGTGAGGACCAAAAAGATACGGGATAGGttccttaaaatttttagttttccaaagcATCTGAATTAA